Below is a genomic region from Candidatus Eisenbacteria bacterium.
GTACGAGTAGGGATCTTCGGACTCGAGCGCCGCCCTGTCGACGGAGGCCGCGACGATTCGTCCGAGAATGAGGACCTCGTTCCCGAAGCTCAGGTGCCGCTCGAGCACGCACTCCAGATGCGCCCTGCACTCCTCGATCCGCGGAGGACGGACCTGTTCCGCGGGAACGGGCGTCCACCCCGCGGCCTCCACCGGCCTCGGATGCGGCAAGCCGCCGATCCTCCAGACCGCGTCCGCCAGATCGTCTCCTGGGACGTTGACCACGAACTCGCGACTCCGGAGGATGTTGCGTGCGGTCCAGTGAGCGAGATTGCAGCCGAGAGCGAGCAGAGGGGGTTGGAACACCATCATGGAGATCCAGCTCTTCGGCGCGACATTGGATTGCCCGTCCTCATTGAGCGTCGTCACGAGGACGATCTGTCCGAGAAGCGGGGAAGGACGCCAGGACCTCTTGTCAGGATCGAGGCTGGCTTTCTCCTTCACGTCACCAGTCTCCTGAGCGTTCCGCCAGCGTGTGCCGGGATCTCGACGAGCGATCATGCGGAAGATCGCCGGCGGCGGCAAGTGCGGATCGGGACCGCGACGCGCATGCGCCGGCTCTGTCGGCACGTTTCCCTGTTGACCCCTGAGTCGCCGGCTCCCTAACGTCCGTCCATGTCGCGCCGGGTACAATCGACGAAGTCACAACAGGCTCCGGGCGGAGCGGAACGGCGGGCGGCGAGCCCGCAAGCTCGCCCCGGCGCTCGCGGGATTTCCCCTCCGATCACGTGGCTGCTCGCCGCGATCGTCCTAGCGGCCGCGCTCCTCCCGTACTGGAGCTCCCTCGGGTTCGAGTTCGTCTGGGACGACCCGTACGTGATCGGACCGCACCTCGACGTGCGGAGCCCCGGGGATCTCGTCCGGATCTGGAAGATCCCGTTCGACGTGCTCCTGAAGGACGAGGCGATGACCCGGACCTACTTCCGGCCGGTCTCGCTCTACAGCTTCTCGCTGGATCGCGCGCTCGGAGGCGACGACCCGCGCGGCTATCACGCGCAGAACCTGTTCTGGCAC
It encodes:
- a CDS encoding flavin reductase family protein; translated protein: MKEKASLDPDKRSWRPSPLLGQIVLVTTLNEDGQSNVAPKSWISMMVFQPPLLALGCNLAHWTARNILRSREFVVNVPGDDLADAVWRIGGLPHPRPVEAAGWTPVPAEQVRPPRIEECRAHLECVLERHLSFGNEVLILGRIVAASVDRAALESEDPYSYLRLFTFLEAGTYGTIERSLRLGS